The Zingiber officinale cultivar Zhangliang chromosome 10A, Zo_v1.1, whole genome shotgun sequence genome contains a region encoding:
- the LOC122026693 gene encoding SPX domain-containing protein 1-like — protein sequence MANARLLTDEATEEKGDRESFVGAMGDLVGKLRGRTCRLVKILKKYDKRTGALIRQPFIEKVLQQPFFTTDLLCKLVKECVAMLDHLFPSNNLSISAECDGQNGVPKPAQSGGRVPELEEIKYMQSLYMKSTVAALRSLK from the exons ATGGCG AATGCGAGATTACTTACAGATGAAGCTACCGAGGAGAAAGGAGATCGT GAATCATTTGTTGGTGCTATG GGTGATCTTGTTGGGAAGCTAAGAGGACGGACCTGTCGGCTAGTGAAAATACTGAAGAAGTATGACAAGAGAACAGGAGCACTTATCAGGCAGCCCTTCATCGAAAAGGTGCTGCAGCAGCCATTCTTTACAACTGATCTCCTATGCAAACTCGTGAAGGAGTGTGTGGCTATGCTCGACCACCTCTTCCCCAGCAACAACTTATCAATTTCAGCAGAATGCGACGGACAAAATGGAGTCCCAAAGCCGGCACAATCAGGTGGGAGGGTTccggagttggaggagattaaaTATATGCAGAGCTTATACATGAAAAGCACTGTAGCAGCGCTGCGGTCCTTGAAATAG